A portion of the Candidatus Obscuribacterales bacterium genome contains these proteins:
- a CDS encoding GNAT family N-acetyltransferase, translating into MRRLRSSLNGWSSAQKPKVLHQALLHSHSLVSAWHHEKLVGIGNAISDGFLVVYYPHLLVHPDYQGQRIGTGIMDILKQRYEGMHMHMLVADSEAIAFYEQCGFTRAGNTESMWIYADDDH; encoded by the coding sequence ATGAGACGCTTGCGTAGCAGCTTGAATGGTTGGTCTTCAGCCCAAAAGCCTAAGGTGCTACATCAAGCATTACTCCATTCCCATTCCCTTGTTTCAGCTTGGCATCACGAAAAACTCGTTGGCATCGGCAACGCAATCTCAGATGGTTTTTTAGTGGTGTATTATCCCCATCTGTTAGTTCATCCAGACTATCAAGGTCAAAGAATTGGCACAGGAATTATGGACATCTTAAAGCAGAGATATGAAGGAATGCACATGCATATGCTTGTGGCTGACAGCGAAGCGATCGCCTTTTATGAACAATGTGGCTTTACAAGGGCAGGGAACACAGAGTCCATGTGGATATATGCTGACGACGACCATTAA
- a CDS encoding cytochrome P450, producing MSLPNGPKNPAIWQMFYWITKPFSFMRSCAHDYGDCFTVMLGEKFAPVVFFSHPQALQAILTSDDSKMFDAPGELNGLFEPFLGTQSVIGLSGDRHRRMRHLMMPPFHGERMRSYGQLIGSITEDVIREWTVGKSFSVREAMQAISMRAILGAVFGLAEGPRYQQLEKLLGTMLNEMSNPLSVSLLYFPILRQDLGTLSPWGNFIRKRQQVDQIIYDEISERRTQPDGSRDDILTLLMSARDEAGEPMTDMELRDELMTLLVAGHETTATALTWALYWIHKFPSVRQQLLQELEEMDVPLDSNALLRLPYLNAVCCETLRIYPVGMLTFPRVVRSSVELMGHSLAPGTIVMGSIYLAHRREDIYPDPEQFKPERFLERQFTPFEYLPFGGGSRRCIGMAFAQFEMKVVLSRILSQVELGLADARLVQPVRRGLTSGASPVQLIVKNYHPTQLSRRDCHDSLLKS from the coding sequence ATGTCACTCCCCAATGGACCAAAAAATCCGGCAATTTGGCAAATGTTTTACTGGATTACCAAACCATTTTCATTTATGCGTAGCTGTGCTCATGATTATGGCGACTGCTTCACGGTCATGCTGGGTGAGAAATTTGCTCCCGTCGTATTTTTCAGTCATCCTCAAGCCCTGCAAGCCATTCTGACTAGCGATGATTCAAAGATGTTTGATGCTCCTGGTGAGCTAAACGGTCTATTTGAACCATTTCTAGGAACGCAATCTGTGATTGGGTTAAGTGGCGATCGCCATCGCAGGATGCGTCACCTGATGATGCCCCCGTTTCATGGCGAACGGATGCGTTCCTACGGACAACTCATTGGCAGCATTACTGAGGATGTCATACGCGAATGGACTGTTGGTAAATCTTTCTCAGTTCGGGAGGCTATGCAAGCTATTTCTATGCGAGCGATCTTGGGGGCTGTGTTTGGTCTAGCCGAGGGACCCCGCTACCAGCAACTAGAGAAACTTCTGGGAACCATGCTCAATGAAATGAGTAACCCCTTGAGCGTCAGCCTCCTCTATTTTCCAATCCTTCGTCAGGATTTAGGGACACTGAGTCCCTGGGGCAACTTTATCCGTAAACGACAACAAGTTGACCAGATCATCTACGATGAGATTTCAGAGCGGCGAACACAGCCCGATGGTTCTCGTGACGATATCCTTACGTTACTCATGTCTGCCCGTGATGAAGCAGGTGAGCCTATGACGGATATGGAGTTGCGCGACGAATTAATGACGCTTTTAGTCGCTGGTCATGAAACAACTGCCACCGCTCTAACTTGGGCATTGTATTGGATTCACAAATTTCCCAGCGTTCGCCAGCAACTGCTGCAAGAGCTTGAGGAAATGGATGTCCCCCTCGATTCTAACGCTCTTTTGCGCCTCCCCTATCTGAATGCAGTCTGTTGTGAAACGCTACGGATTTACCCGGTGGGAATGCTGACGTTTCCACGGGTGGTTAGATCGTCTGTTGAGTTGATGGGGCACTCACTTGCCCCTGGAACTATTGTGATGGGTTCGATCTATCTAGCCCATCGCCGTGAGGATATCTACCCAGATCCGGAGCAATTCAAACCAGAACGCTTTTTGGAACGCCAATTTACTCCTTTTGAATATTTGCCTTTTGGTGGGGGCAGTCGACGTTGTATTGGTATGGCGTTTGCTCAATTTGAAATGAAAGTGGTTTTGAGTAGAATCCTGTCACAGGTTGAACTAGGATTAGCTGATGCCCGTTTGGTGCAACCCGTGCGCCGAGGTCTGACATCAGGAGCATCTCCGGTACAACTGATCGTCAAAAACTACCATCCTACTCAACTTTCTCGAAGAGACTGTCACGA